The following are encoded together in the Deinococcus roseus genome:
- a CDS encoding glycosyltransferase family 2 protein, translating into MTTGAVIVTFNPQNPLDDLLGQLLEQCDRVLVVDNASQKDLNLQRFENHPGLTLIRLSDNFGIAHALNVGFAELQKTGTDFVFTFDQDSKIEAGFVQSALEVFGQNTPDTALVAPNFFDVNSRTYARFTLFENGSMESFQVSESDIGREIRTSFAITSGACIRMTAHQKAGPLRDDYFIDHVDSEYCLRLQKAGFKLLVNPAVCFKHAIGNRTVHRFLGLTFKPNNHSYLRRYYISRNGFHMAKLYREDFPQMQKLNLLRMIHEVGCVVLYETGKLKKLSYIVRGYQDARNNKLGKLT; encoded by the coding sequence ATGACCACCGGAGCCGTCATCGTCACCTTCAACCCGCAAAACCCGCTGGATGACCTGCTGGGTCAGCTTCTGGAGCAGTGTGACCGGGTGCTGGTGGTGGACAATGCCTCCCAGAAAGACCTGAATTTGCAGCGGTTTGAAAACCATCCCGGACTCACCCTGATCCGTCTGTCAGACAATTTCGGGATTGCCCATGCCCTCAATGTGGGTTTTGCAGAGCTGCAGAAAACCGGGACGGATTTTGTGTTCACCTTTGATCAGGACAGCAAGATTGAGGCGGGTTTTGTGCAGTCTGCCCTGGAGGTTTTTGGGCAGAACACCCCGGACACCGCACTGGTGGCCCCCAACTTCTTCGATGTGAACTCCAGAACCTACGCCCGCTTCACCCTCTTTGAGAACGGCAGCATGGAGTCTTTTCAGGTCAGCGAAAGTGACATTGGACGGGAAATCCGCACCAGTTTTGCCATCACCTCCGGGGCCTGCATCCGCATGACCGCCCACCAGAAAGCCGGGCCGTTGCGCGACGATTACTTCATTGACCACGTGGACTCCGAGTACTGTCTGAGGCTGCAAAAAGCAGGCTTCAAGCTGCTGGTGAATCCGGCAGTCTGCTTCAAGCATGCCATCGGGAACCGCACGGTGCACAGATTTCTGGGCCTGACCTTCAAACCCAACAACCACTCTTACCTCAGGCGCTATTACATCTCCAGAAACGGTTTCCACATGGCGAAACTGTACCGTGAAGACTTCCCGCAAATGCAGAAACTGAACCTGCTGCGCATGATCCACGAGGTTGGCTGTGTGGTGCTCTACGAGACCGGAAAACTCAAGAAACTGTCTTACATCGTGCGCGGCTACCAGGATGCCAGAAACAACAAACTGGGGAAACTGACATGA
- a CDS encoding glycosyltransferase family 2 protein, which produces MKTICLVLPTLNPKPHQQEFLRRLQAQKFPAEVQLQVVVVDSASTDGTLEGWKGFEVLPIERKDFNHGGTRNLGAGCHREADVYVFMTQDALLEGEDALYQLVKPILQGEAIGAYGRQLPHQGSTLLEAYTRTFNYPATSQTKTRADVSRLGVKAYFFSNVFSAVQGKAFWDLGGFPSDTIMNEDMAMASRILHSGGTIKYVAEAKVLHSHDYTLQQQFRRNFDVGVFFHDSSALLPGAGVGKEGVRFVLAQIQHVVQQGRPLLAFKVVTESAVKYLAFQLGKRHPLIPLNLKRKFSMHSYHWLQQHR; this is translated from the coding sequence ATGAAAACCATCTGTCTGGTGCTCCCCACCCTCAATCCAAAACCCCACCAGCAGGAATTTTTGCGCCGCTTGCAGGCCCAGAAGTTTCCTGCAGAGGTGCAGCTTCAGGTGGTGGTGGTGGATTCTGCTTCCACGGACGGCACCCTGGAAGGCTGGAAAGGCTTTGAAGTCCTTCCCATCGAGCGCAAGGACTTCAACCACGGGGGCACCCGCAACCTGGGTGCAGGCTGCCACCGCGAGGCCGATGTGTACGTGTTCATGACCCAGGATGCTTTGCTGGAAGGCGAAGACGCCCTGTACCAATTGGTTAAACCCATCCTGCAAGGCGAGGCCATCGGCGCCTATGGCAGGCAATTGCCCCACCAGGGCAGCACCTTGCTGGAAGCCTACACCCGCACCTTCAACTACCCCGCCACCTCCCAGACCAAGACCCGTGCAGATGTGTCCCGTCTGGGGGTCAAGGCCTACTTTTTTTCCAATGTCTTTTCTGCAGTTCAGGGGAAGGCGTTCTGGGACCTGGGTGGTTTTCCCAGCGACACCATCATGAACGAGGACATGGCCATGGCCTCCCGAATCCTGCATTCGGGAGGTACGATCAAGTACGTGGCAGAGGCAAAAGTGCTGCACTCGCACGATTACACCCTGCAGCAGCAGTTCCGGCGCAACTTCGATGTGGGGGTGTTCTTCCACGATTCCAGCGCACTGTTGCCCGGAGCAGGAGTGGGCAAAGAAGGGGTGCGTTTCGTGCTGGCCCAGATTCAGCATGTGGTGCAGCAGGGGAGGCCATTGCTGGCTTTTAAAGTGGTCACCGAGTCTGCTGTCAAATACCTGGCTTTTCAACTGGGGAAGCGCCACCCCCTGATTCCCCTGAACCTCAAACGCAAATTCAGCATGCACAGTTACCACTGGTTGCAGCAGCACCGCTGA